One Malania oleifera isolate guangnan ecotype guangnan chromosome 9, ASM2987363v1, whole genome shotgun sequence DNA segment encodes these proteins:
- the LOC131163732 gene encoding uncharacterized protein LOC131163732 isoform X2, whose protein sequence is MGTRTNFYKTPSLAYKKDFSLSSVLQNLRAYNVAAGNAPPADEPLPSDDAKRSRKRRRAWTVPPHRNNEVENRDGPMSHQDYIQKRRMELDVGSSEVYQELSEDVLGSSNSGIHLVDYGSDESSSSECEERQDPPNSGQQNEVDQVKNRSEQRFAVPGEPVCVICGKYGEYICNETDGDICSVDCKVELLKNLKKIEGHISNQSPAVSSSGPICTSQMLECGEDTWDYNCHRWSKKRSSLCTYECWKCQTPGHLAEDCLVISDSKLPNSSHTCNQVAPVQNKSSSISRDLLALYKRCHQIRKSSSTAKCNTCHNSSTLATCLDCGTVFCDR, encoded by the exons ATGGGGACGAGGACGAATTTCTACAAGACCCCTTCCCTTGCTTACAAGAAAGACTTCAGCCTCTCCTCCGTTCTTCAAAATCTCAGAG CTTACAACGTCGCTGCTGGAAACGCTCCTCCTGCCGATGAACCGCTTCCCAGCGACGACGCTAAGCGCTCCCGGAAACGCCGCCGCGCCTGGACAGTGCCGCCCCACCGGAACAATGAAGTTGAGAACCGCGATGGACCTATGTCGCATCAGGATTATATTCAAAAGCGAAG GATGGAGTTGGATGTTGGTTCATCTGAGGTTTATCAGGAGTTGAGTGAAGATGTTTTG GGAAGTTCGAATTCAGGAATACATTTGGTAGATTATGGAA GTGATGAAAGTTCTTCTTCAGAATGTGAAGAGAGGCAGGATCCTCCAAACTCAG GTCAACAAAATGAAGTTGATCAAGTTAAGAACAGAAGCGAGCAACGTTTTGCTGTTCCAGGGGAACCTGTTTGTGTGATATGTGGCAAATATGGAGAATATATTTGCAATGAA ACTGATGGTGATATCTGCAGCGTGGATTGCAAGGTTGAGCTTTTGAAAAATCTGAAAAAAATTGAG GGGCACATAAGCAACCAAAGTCCAGCTGTCTCCTCATCTGGACCTATCTGCACGTCACAAATGCTTGAGTGTGGGGAGGATACTTGGGATTATAACTGTCATCGCTGGTCGAAAAAGAGATCTAGTCTATGTACTTATGAATG TTGGAAATGTCAGACGCCTGGACACCTTGCTGAAGATTGTTTGGTGATATCCGATTCTAAGCTCCCTAATTCAAGTCACACTTGCAACCAG GTGGCACCAGTCCAAAACAAATCCAGTTCCATATCCAGAGATCTTCTTGCATTGTACAAAAG ATGCCACCAAATACGCAAAAGCTCATCAACTGCAAAGTGCAACACATGCCATAATTCATCAACTTTGGCCACATGCCTTGACTGTGGTACTGTCTTCTGTGACAG